The Polyodon spathula isolate WHYD16114869_AA chromosome 23, ASM1765450v1, whole genome shotgun sequence genome has a window encoding:
- the LOC121297691 gene encoding src-like-adapter 2, whose protein sequence is MGSHPTKARCSSSLQSSSTNQQTASTPQQNSMTLPCNTALKKYVAVSLYTYPSGGPAEPTVQVGERLNVLSEEGDWWKVSSSATGKEGYIPSNYAAKVHQRWLYEGISRDKAEELLLLPYNCAGSFLIRESQTRRDSYSLSVRRSNSATWESIKHYRINRLGNGWFYISARLTFPSLQHMVDFYTDSGEGLCCTLKEPCYIQGSNNVPVQNMPEPIMVRKPTLNWKDVDSSMLFGTDKEDTEESLVSEGLREAINSYLYMTEQKGSDQGGCSKSWKTC, encoded by the exons ATGGGAAGTCATCCCACTAAAGCAAGGTGCAGCTCTTCCTTACAGTCCAGCTCAACCAACCAGCAGACAGCCTCCACTCCACAGCAGAACAGCATGACCCTGCCCTGCAACACAG CTCTTAAGAAGTATGTGGCGGTGTCTCTTTACACCTACCCTTCTGGAGGGCCAGCAGAGCCTACTGTTCAAGTAGGAGAGAGGCTCAATGTTCTTTCAGA GGAAGGCGACTGGTGGAAAGTGTCCTCTTCAGCAACAGGCAAAGAAGGGTACATACCGAGCAACTACGCAGCCAAAGTGCATCAGag GTGGCTCTATGAAGGAATCAGCCGCGACAAGGCAGAGGAGCTGCTGCTCCTACCTTACAACTGCGCCGGGTCTTTTCTGATCCGGGAGAGCCAGACTCGCAGAG attcttaTTCGTTGTCGGTGAGGAGGTCTAACAGTGCCACATGGGAGTCCATCAAACACTATCGTATCAACCGACTGGGGAACGGCTGGTTCTACATCTCTGCACGCCTCACCTTCCCCTCCCTTCAGCACATGGTCGACTTTTACACAG ATTCAGGAGAGGGTCTGTGCTGCACTCTGAAAGAGCCATGCTATATCCAGGGCTCCAATAACGTCCCTGTTCAGAACATGCCAGAGCCCATCATGGTGAGGAAGCCCACCCTCAACTGGAAAGATGTGGACAG CTCCATGTTGTTCGGTACAGACAAAGAAGACACGGAGGAGTCTCTGGTGAGTGAGGGTCTGCGTGAAGCCATTAACTCTTACCTGTACATGACGGAGCAGAAGGGCTCTGACCAGGGGGGCTGCAGCAAGAGCTGGAAGACATGCTGA